The Leucobacter viscericola sequence CGCAGGCCGCCAACGTGACGACCGGGCAGATTTACTCCACCGTTATCGCGAAGGAACGCCGCGGTGAGTACCTGGGAGACACCGTTCAGGTCATCCCGCACATCACCAACGAGATCAAGCGTCGCATGCGCCTGCAGGCTTCCGAGACCCCGCAGCCTGACGTGATCATTACCGAGGTTGGTGGCACCGTCGGCGATATTGAGTCGCAGCCCTTCCTCGAGGCGGCGCGTCAGGTGCGCCACGAACTCGGCCGCAACAACGTCTTTTTTGTGCACGTTTCACTTGTGCCATTTATGGGTGCTTCCGGCGAACAGAAGACCAAACCCACCCAGCACTCGGTTGCGGCCCTCCGCTCCATCGGCATCCAGCCCGACGCACTTGTGCTTCGCAGTGATCGCCCGGTGACAAACGACAATCTTCGTAAGATCGCGCTCATGTGCGATGTTGACGAGAGCGCGGTTGTCAATGCGATCGACGTGAAGAGCATCTATGACCTGCCGAAGCTGCTGAACAGCCAGAAGCTGGATCAGACCATCGTTGAGAACCTGCAGCTCGACGATCGGGCGACCGAGGTTGACTGGGCCGGATGGCAGCCGGTGCTCGACGCCGTGCACCACCCCAAGGGTGAAGTGACGCTCGCGCTCGTCGGCAAGTACATTGATCTGCCCGATGCGTACCTCTCGGTTACCGAGGCGCTGCGTGCCGGGGGCTTCGCTCACTCGACGAAGGTCAACATTAAGTGGGTCGCCTCCGATGATTGCGAGACACCCGAGGGCGCGCTTGAAGCCCTGGGAGACGTCAACGGCATCTGCGTGCCCGGTGGGTTTGGCGTGCGAGGCATCGAGGGCAAGCTCGGCGCACTGCGCTTCGCTCGTGAGAACGGCATTCCGACTCTGGGCCTGTGCCTCGGCTTGCAGTGCATGGTGATCGAGTACGCACGAAACGCTGCAGGCCTCGAGGGCGCCTCCTCAACCGAGTTTGATCCCGAGACCCCGGTTCCCGTCATCGCGACGATGGACGAGCAGGTCGACATCATCGACGGCGGCGACCTGGGCGGCACCATGCGCCTCGGCATCTACGAGGCAAAGCTCGCAGAAGGATCCCTTGCGGCTAGCCTCTACGGTGCAAACACGTCGAAGGAACGCCACCGTCACCGCTACGAGGTCAACAACCGCTACCGCGATCAGATTGGCGAGGCTGGACTCTCGTTCTCCGGCACCAGCCCCGACGGCCAGCTCGTTGAGTACGTTGAGCTGCCCACAACGGTGCACCCCTTCTACATCGCTACCCAGGCACACCCCGAGTTGCGGTCGCGCCCGGGCCGCCCGCACCCGCTGTTTGCGGGGCTCGTGGAAGCCGCAATCGAACGTCGCGAGGCCGCACGCCTCTTCGAGGTAGAGAGTGGCGACTAACAATTCAGACGCGGGCTCGTCGCTTATTGACGAGCCGGCCGCGCCGCGGGTGCTCGACAGCGAGTTGCTCGTGCGCGGCCACGTCTGGGACATTCGTCGAGACCGGTTTGAATTCGGTGGGGCCACGCTTGAGCGTGACTACATGGATCACCCCGGAGCCGTCGCGGTGCTCGCGCTCGACGCTGAAGATCGTGTGCTGCTGATCAAGCAGTATCGGCACCCCATTGCGCATCGCGACTGGGAGATCCCAGCGGGCCTTATGGACATGCCCGGCGAATCCGGATTGCGAACCGCCCAACGGGAACTGGCCGAGGAAGTAGACCTGGGGGCCGAACGCTGGGATTTGTTGCTAGATCTCTTTCTCTCACCGGGAGGATCCAGCGAGGCTATGCGCGTGTTTCTTGCACGCGACCTCCACACGGTTGAGCACGACTACGTGCGTGGTGAAGAGGAAGCGGAGTTTGTGCCGCACTGGGTGCCGCTCGAAGACGCCGTTTCTGCGGTGCTTGATGGCAGCGTTAAGAACGCGGTTACGGCGAGTGCCGTGCTCGCCACCCTGGCCGCAAAAGGTAGGGGTTGGAAAACGCTGCGCGATCCCCAGCTGCCCTGGACCGCCCGCGAAGCCTCGCGGGGAGAACGTTCGGCCTAATGGATCTGACTGCACCGCAGGGAGCGCAACGGTACCTGCGCTATGTCGCCATAGAACGTGGGCTTTCTGCAAACAGCCAGGCCGCCTATCGAAGGGATCTTGAAGCGTATGCCGCCTGGTTGGAAACACGGGAGCTCGAGAACCTCGCCGAGGTCACTCAAGACACCCTCGCCAGCTATGTGGCAGAACTCGCGGCGCAGGATCTGGCCTCGGCATCGATCACTCGTCGTCTGTCGACGGTGCGGGGAATGCACCGGTTTCTTTTCGACGAGGGCCTGCTCCCGGAGAACGTGGCGACAACCGTGCGCACACCAAAGCGTGCCCAGCGCTTGCCAAAGGCGCTACCAATCGAAGAGGTTGAGGCCCTGCTCGCCGCTGCTGGGGGCGAGGACCCCGTCGCTCTGCGAGACCGTGCGCTTCTTGAGCTGCTCTACGCGAGTGGTGCACGCGTGAGTGAGGTCACCGCGCTTGATGTTGACGACCTGCTTGCTGCGCCCGATCACGATGACGCCTGGGGTGATCCTGAACACGCACTAGAGGAGGGTGGATTCTTGCGGGTCACGGGCAAAGGAGCGAAGCAGCGAATCGTGCCCTACGGCAGCTACGCCGGGCGCGCGCTCGCCGCCTATCTGGTCAGGGCGCGACCCGCGATGGTGGCTCACGGACGAGGAACCCCTGCGCTGTTCGTGGGGCCGCGTGGTGCAAGGCTTTCGCGGCAGAGTGCGTGGCTTGTGATTCGTGCGGCGGCAGAGCGGGCCGGCATCACGGCAGAGGTGTCGCCGCACACCCTTCGTCATTCTTTTGCAACCCACCTGCTCGCCGGTGGGGCAGACGTGCGCACGGTACAGGAGCTGCTGGGCCACGCGTCTGTAACCACAACTCAGATCTACACCCAGGTGACGGCGGACACCTTGCGGGAGCGCTACATTGAGGCCCATCCCCGCGCGAAGTAGCGTTCGACTTGATCTCCCAGAAAAATGTGCGATGATGGATAGATCGGTGACACCTGTCTTCTAGATGACACATGGTGCCGAGTGGATTGACTGGGGAGTCTCCGCCTATGTAAGCGATTATTCGCTGCGCCATAGACGTCTTCCTGCTCTGCCTGCTTGGTTTGGGAAAAGCGCGCCATGCTTCGGTTGCCGAGACAAGCTCTTTTGGGGGGAGTTCAATGTTGAGTGCACGTTTTGAGACCGCGCGATCGGGCCGGTCGGTGCTTACAGCGGCTGTGCTGGTTGCCGGCCTGGCGTTTGGTGCGGTTGTGCCGGTGGGTAGTGCTGCATCCGCGAACGCAGTTGAGCCGGAGTCAGCGGATACCGCGGTTGCGCCTGTGAAGCCTGGGCAGGTCACGAATATTCCGCTTGGTCACGACGATCTTGCTGCCGTAACACCCGACGCACCAGCTCCAAAGCAGACGCGCCTGGCGCGCGCTGCAGCGGCGGATGACAACGTCTTGGTAGACATTCCAGATGCTGCGCTGCGAGCCGCTGTGACGAAGTCGATCGGAACGCCGACTCGTGGGAACATGAAGAACCTGCGGTCACTGACCGCGACGAACGCTGGGATCGCCGACCTTACCGGCCTTGAGTACGCGTCGGCACTGTCGATTGTGGATCTGAGCGGCAACCCGTTCACGACCATTGAGCCGCTGCGTGGCATCTCAGAGATGGCTCAGCTCAACGTAAGTAGTACAAAGATCTCGGATATAGACGCGATCGCGACCATGCCGAAGATCAACCTCCTGCGATTTAACTGGACCACCGTGTCAGACCTCGAGCCGGTGAGGGGCAAAGACCTTCTCTGGCGTATCGAGCTTGCGGGAACGAAGGTTTCCAGCCTCGAGCCCTTGACCGGTCTCACGAACATGATTTCGGTCTATTTTCAGGAGACCTCCGTCAGTGATGTGAGCCCGCTGGCGGGCATGCCGAAGCTTGTGTCGCTCTCCGGCCCGAACACCGAGGTTTCAGACCTCTCACCTGTCGCCGGGCTTCCGCGACTTGAAATTGTGAACGTCAACGGAGCAAGGGTCTCTGACTTGACCATGATCGATACCTGGCCTGCTCTGCAGCAGGTGGGGTTCCTCAACCAGCGCGTCGAGGGTGTGCCCGTTGTCGCTTCGCGCACCGAGTCAACGTATCGTAGGCTCGTAGCAAACAATGCGCCATTCAAGATGTTTGACGATGTCGTGCTCACCACCTCTTCTGGAGCCACGACGACTCCTGAGGGAGTCACCGTGTGGTCGGGTCTCGCTGACGACGCGACAGCGCTGACGACTAAGGTCGCGGGTGATCCGTGGCCGGGATCGGGCGCCACCTACTCGGCGACGCTCACCTACCCCCTGTCGCGTGCTGACTTCATCGAGGCTCCGCCAACTGCAGCTTTGGATCGGGCCTACAATTTCCAACTGAGCGTCACTGACGGTTTCGTTGAGGGGCCTTTCGCTTTGACGAGTGGAGAGGTGCCGGGACTTACGGTTGACGCCACCGGAAAGATCTCCGGAACACCAACCGAATTGGGTACGTTTCCGATCACCGTGACCCGCACGGATGCGTTCGGCAACGTGATCACGGGAACCTTCACGTTCACGATCGGAGAGCCGGTCGACGTGACGATCGCCGCAAACGATGTAACAGTGACCTACGGTCAGGCGGCGACGATCGACGTCAGTGTTGTTGATCCTCCGGAGCGCGTGAGCGCGGTTGTTGATATCGACGGGACCACCTATGGCCCGATCGCCCTTGACGGCAATTCCGCCGACCTGAGCTTTCCGATTCCCGCTGCTGCGCACTCCGCGGGAGAGCACACCGTGTCGATGTCTGTTGTTGACACCGAGACTGGGAAGCTCGTGTTTGCATCGGGCTCAGCGAAGCTGACGGTGAAGCAGGCGACGACCGCGACTGCTGTCGCCCTCAACAAGGATCAGAAGTCTGTCGCTGGCAAGGTGACAGCGCAGTACGGCACAATCCCAACGGGTACTGTCACGCTCACGTCTGCGGGCAAGAATATTGGCACCGCAACGGTCGCGAATGACGGTAGCTACAAGGCAACGCTCACGAACTGGTCGATCCCGAAGGTTAAAGAGACCCGGACAATTGTGGCTGAGTACGCGGGCGACAAGAACCATGCGGCCTCGAAGGTGTCGGTCAAGGTGACGGTCGCCCCGACTGCCGTGAACCCGGGTCCCTGCGCGGCTCCTCGCAAGGTGCCCGTGTTCGCCGATACGCCGCTGTCGCACAAGTTCTATAAAGAGATCGACTGGATGGAGTGCATGAAGTACTCCACCGGATGGCGTCAGCCCGTAGGTAAGCCGCTCTACAAACCCCAGAACAACCTGGAGCGTCAAGCAATGGCGGCGTTCATCTATCGCATGGAAGCTCCCAAGAACTACAAAGCACCCAAGGTCTCTCCATTCGCGGACGTGAAGCCCGGCGATTCCTTCTACAAGGAGATCGCGTGGATGTACGAGGCCGGACTCTCCACTGGCTGGAGAGAGCCTTCCGGTAAGCCGACGTTCCGCCCCTACAACTCACTCTCGCGTGAGGCAATGGCAGCGTTCATCTACCGCATGGAGGCACCGAAGAACTACAAAGCACCCGCGGTGTCGCCGATGGTGGATATGAAGCCCGGTATGTCGTTCTACAAGGAGATCTCGTGGATGTATGACGAGGGGCTCTCCACGGGCAACCGCGTCGGGTCGACGAAGGAATATTGGCCGAAGGACGAACTTTCGCGACAGGCGATGGCCGCGTTTATTTACCGGCTTGTGCTGGACTACAGGCCCAGCAAGTAACTCGCGTTTCGGTAGCAACTGAGCGGGCGGGGAGAGATGAATGCCTAGGCAGTATTCACTCGCCTCGCCCGCTCAATTGTTGGGGCAGCTAGGTGCCACTCCCCACGATAGGATGGAGCGTCGGAGAACGTAACGAAAGGGGACCGGGATGGCGAAAGGCCAGGTAGTGCTGGGGCCAACCGGTCGACCCGAAACGATTATTCCCGCGCCAAAGCCACTCGCGCAGCACGGGCCTGCCCGCATCATCGCGATGTGCAACCAAAAGGGTGGCGTCGGCAAGACCACAACGACCATCAACCTGGGTGCCGCTCTCGCGCGCTATGGCCGTCGTGTGTTGCTCGTTGATTTTGACCCGCAGGGCGCGCTCTCTGCCGGGCTCGGGGTGCAGGCACACGACGTGCCCACCATCTACGACCTCATCCTTGGCAAGGAGAAGGATCCCCAAGAGGTGATCCAGCACACCGAGACCAAAAACCTCGATGTGATCCCCGCCAATATTGACCTGTCTGCCGCCGAAGTTCACCTCGTCACCGAGGTCGCTCGCGAGCAGATTCTCGCGGGTGTGCTGCGCAAGGTCGCGGCCGACTACGACGTGATTCTGATCGATTGCCAGCCGTCACTCGGTCTGCTCACGGTCAACGCGCTGACCGCAAGCCACGGCGTGCTGATCCCGCTTGCCTGCGAATTCTTCGCTCTGCGCGGCGTCGCGCTGCTGATCGAAACGGTCGAGAAGGTTCGGGATCGTCTCAACCCGCAGATTGAGGTCGATGGAATCATCGCGACCATGTATGACTCCCGCACGCTGCACGCACGCGAGGTGCTTGAGCGTGTGGTCGATACCTTTGGCGACACGGTCTTCGATACGGTCATCAGCCGCACCGTGAAACTGCCTGATGCCTCGGTCGCCGCGAAGTCAATCTTCGATTACGCGCCGACGAACCTCGCCTCTGAGGCTTATCTGAAGCTCGCCCGTGAGGTCGTGCAGCGGGGCGTTGTCGCTTAACGCGGGTCGCAATGGACGAAAACGTGGGCAACGCAGACAGCGTCGCCAATGTGGAGGACGGCGCAGGGTTTCACGTCACACTTGAGGTGTTTGACGGTCCTTTCGACCTGCTCCTAAACCTCATCGGTAAGCACGAGCTTGACATCACCGAGGTCGCGCTGAGCCTCGTGACCGATGAGTTCATTGCCTATCTGGCGACGCTCGAGGGGGAGGGGATCGAGCTGCTCGACCGCGCCTCCGAGTTTC is a genomic window containing:
- a CDS encoding CTP synthase, which translates into the protein MGVDKNADQAGITKHIFVTGGVVSSLGKGLTAASLGNLLTARGLRVVMQKLDPYLNVDPGTMNPFQHGEVFVTDDGAETDLDIGHYERFLGINLSQAANVTTGQIYSTVIAKERRGEYLGDTVQVIPHITNEIKRRMRLQASETPQPDVIITEVGGTVGDIESQPFLEAARQVRHELGRNNVFFVHVSLVPFMGASGEQKTKPTQHSVAALRSIGIQPDALVLRSDRPVTNDNLRKIALMCDVDESAVVNAIDVKSIYDLPKLLNSQKLDQTIVENLQLDDRATEVDWAGWQPVLDAVHHPKGEVTLALVGKYIDLPDAYLSVTEALRAGGFAHSTKVNIKWVASDDCETPEGALEALGDVNGICVPGGFGVRGIEGKLGALRFARENGIPTLGLCLGLQCMVIEYARNAAGLEGASSTEFDPETPVPVIATMDEQVDIIDGGDLGGTMRLGIYEAKLAEGSLAASLYGANTSKERHRHRYEVNNRYRDQIGEAGLSFSGTSPDGQLVEYVELPTTVHPFYIATQAHPELRSRPGRPHPLFAGLVEAAIERREAARLFEVESGD
- a CDS encoding NUDIX domain-containing protein, with amino-acid sequence MATNNSDAGSSLIDEPAAPRVLDSELLVRGHVWDIRRDRFEFGGATLERDYMDHPGAVAVLALDAEDRVLLIKQYRHPIAHRDWEIPAGLMDMPGESGLRTAQRELAEEVDLGAERWDLLLDLFLSPGGSSEAMRVFLARDLHTVEHDYVRGEEEAEFVPHWVPLEDAVSAVLDGSVKNAVTASAVLATLAAKGRGWKTLRDPQLPWTAREASRGERSA
- the xerD gene encoding site-specific tyrosine recombinase XerD; translated protein: MDLTAPQGAQRYLRYVAIERGLSANSQAAYRRDLEAYAAWLETRELENLAEVTQDTLASYVAELAAQDLASASITRRLSTVRGMHRFLFDEGLLPENVATTVRTPKRAQRLPKALPIEEVEALLAAAGGEDPVALRDRALLELLYASGARVSEVTALDVDDLLAAPDHDDAWGDPEHALEEGGFLRVTGKGAKQRIVPYGSYAGRALAAYLVRARPAMVAHGRGTPALFVGPRGARLSRQSAWLVIRAAAERAGITAEVSPHTLRHSFATHLLAGGADVRTVQELLGHASVTTTQIYTQVTADTLRERYIEAHPRAK
- a CDS encoding Ig-like domain repeat protein, whose translation is MLSARFETARSGRSVLTAAVLVAGLAFGAVVPVGSAASANAVEPESADTAVAPVKPGQVTNIPLGHDDLAAVTPDAPAPKQTRLARAAAADDNVLVDIPDAALRAAVTKSIGTPTRGNMKNLRSLTATNAGIADLTGLEYASALSIVDLSGNPFTTIEPLRGISEMAQLNVSSTKISDIDAIATMPKINLLRFNWTTVSDLEPVRGKDLLWRIELAGTKVSSLEPLTGLTNMISVYFQETSVSDVSPLAGMPKLVSLSGPNTEVSDLSPVAGLPRLEIVNVNGARVSDLTMIDTWPALQQVGFLNQRVEGVPVVASRTESTYRRLVANNAPFKMFDDVVLTTSSGATTTPEGVTVWSGLADDATALTTKVAGDPWPGSGATYSATLTYPLSRADFIEAPPTAALDRAYNFQLSVTDGFVEGPFALTSGEVPGLTVDATGKISGTPTELGTFPITVTRTDAFGNVITGTFTFTIGEPVDVTIAANDVTVTYGQAATIDVSVVDPPERVSAVVDIDGTTYGPIALDGNSADLSFPIPAAAHSAGEHTVSMSVVDTETGKLVFASGSAKLTVKQATTATAVALNKDQKSVAGKVTAQYGTIPTGTVTLTSAGKNIGTATVANDGSYKATLTNWSIPKVKETRTIVAEYAGDKNHAASKVSVKVTVAPTAVNPGPCAAPRKVPVFADTPLSHKFYKEIDWMECMKYSTGWRQPVGKPLYKPQNNLERQAMAAFIYRMEAPKNYKAPKVSPFADVKPGDSFYKEIAWMYEAGLSTGWREPSGKPTFRPYNSLSREAMAAFIYRMEAPKNYKAPAVSPMVDMKPGMSFYKEISWMYDEGLSTGNRVGSTKEYWPKDELSRQAMAAFIYRLVLDYRPSK
- a CDS encoding ParA family protein — protein: MAKGQVVLGPTGRPETIIPAPKPLAQHGPARIIAMCNQKGGVGKTTTTINLGAALARYGRRVLLVDFDPQGALSAGLGVQAHDVPTIYDLILGKEKDPQEVIQHTETKNLDVIPANIDLSAAEVHLVTEVAREQILAGVLRKVAADYDVILIDCQPSLGLLTVNALTASHGVLIPLACEFFALRGVALLIETVEKVRDRLNPQIEVDGIIATMYDSRTLHAREVLERVVDTFGDTVFDTVISRTVKLPDASVAAKSIFDYAPTNLASEAYLKLAREVVQRGVVA